A window of Desulfuromonas soudanensis genomic DNA:
CGAATCGATCGTCTGGCTCGAGGACTGGCTCGCCAGCGACTTCAAGGGGGCGCTTCTGATGACCAGTCACGACCGGGATTTCATGAACCGCCTGGTGACGCGCATCATCGAGGTCGGCAACAAAACCGTCACCACCTACGGCGGCAATTACGACTTCTACCTGCGGGAGCGGGAGATCCGCCGCGATCAGCTCCTCGCCAGTCACCGCCGCCAGCAGGAGATGCTCTCCAAGGAAGAGGAGTTCATCGCCCGCTTCGCCGCCCGGGCCTCCCACGCCGCCCAGGTGCAGTCGCGGGTCAAGAAGCTGGAGAAGATCGAGCGCATCGAGATCCCCGCCGAACAGAGGAGCGTGCGTTTCGAGTGGGCCGCCCCCCCCCGCTCGGGGGACGACGTGGTGAGAATCGAGGGGCTCGGCAAGGTCTGGCCCCTGGCCGACGGCGCCGAAAAGGCGGTCTTTTCCGGCGTGTCGGGGCTGATCCGCCGCGGCGAGAAGATCGCCGTGGTCGGGATCAACGGCGCCGGCAAGTCGACCTTTCTCAAGGTCCTCGCCGGGGAGACAAAGCCGAGCGCCGGGAGCGCCGAGATCGGCGCCAACGTCAATCTCGGCTACTTCAGCCAGCACGCCATGGATGTCCTCGACCCAAAAAAAACCGTCTTCGACACCGTGCAGGACGTCATCCCCCAGGCCTCCATCGGCGTGGTGCGCAACCTCTGCGCCGCCTTCCTCTTTCAGGGGGACGATGTCGACAAGCGCATCGACAAGCTCTCCGGCGGCGAGAAGAGCCGGGTGGTCCTGGCCACGCTCCTGGCGCGGCCGATCAACTTTCTGGTTCTCGACGAACCGACCAACCATCTCGACATCCAGTCCCGCGAAACCCTCCTCGAGGCGCTGCAGTCCTTTGCCGGCACCGTGGTGCTGGTCAGCCATGACCGCCACTTCCTGCGCGCCCTCGTCAACCGGGTCTTCGAGATCGACCACGGCGAGATGCGCACCTACGAGGGGGATTACGAGTATTACCTGCACAAGACCGGGCGGGATCACCGGCTGGTCTAGGCTTCTGTCGATGAATCGGCTTGCGCGGTTTTTCCGGTTGTGATAACTACACGAGTCGTTCTTGACTATCCAATAATCGATCAGGAGGCCACCATGAGCTATGCCCCCCCCGAAGAGTTCTCCGGCGTCACCGTCGCCTGCAAGGCCAACGTCTATTTCGACGGCAAGGTCGTCAGCCACGCCGTCACCTTCAGCGACGGCAGCAAAAAGACCCTCGGCCTGATCTATCCCGGGAGCTTCAAGTTCAACACCGACGCGCCGGAAAAGATGGAGATCATCGCCGGTGGCTGCCGGGTGCGCATCGCCGGGAAGGGGGACTGGATCGGTTTTCCTGCCGGGACCTGGTTCGACGTTCCGGGGAAGTCCTTCTTCGAGATCGAGGTGGAAAAAGGTGTCGCCGAGTACGTCTGCTCCTTCTGCTGAGGAGCCTGGGCCAGAGCGACGCGACCTTCCCATGACAACGAAAAAGGGCGACCGCATGGTCGCCCTTTTTTCTTCTCTGCGCCGCGCCCCGGGAGACGGGAGAGAAATCAGGCCTCGGGTTTTTTGACAAAACCGCCGCTGGCCTGGCAGGTCGGGCATTTCTTCGGCTTGCAGCGCCCCTCTTTTTCGTAGCCGCAGGCTTCGCAGGTCCAGGTTGCCATGGTCGATCTCCTT
This region includes:
- a CDS encoding ABC-F family ATP-binding cassette domain-containing protein: MIHLTGITRQHGSQILFQNASFQILPGTRSGLVGPNGAGKTTLFRLITGEEHPDAGEISCSKKTVIGYFSQDVGEMAGRSALDEVMAGSARTMALGEEIQAMEAAMCEPMEDSALATLLERYGDAQEEYEHRGGYDLENRAQAVLTGLGIGPLDYDRPVETFSGGWKMRISLARILTLNPDVLLLDEPTNHLDVESIVWLEDWLASDFKGALLMTSHDRDFMNRLVTRIIEVGNKTVTTYGGNYDFYLREREIRRDQLLASHRRQQEMLSKEEEFIARFAARASHAAQVQSRVKKLEKIERIEIPAEQRSVRFEWAAPPRSGDDVVRIEGLGKVWPLADGAEKAVFSGVSGLIRRGEKIAVVGINGAGKSTFLKVLAGETKPSAGSAEIGANVNLGYFSQHAMDVLDPKKTVFDTVQDVIPQASIGVVRNLCAAFLFQGDDVDKRIDKLSGGEKSRVVLATLLARPINFLVLDEPTNHLDIQSRETLLEALQSFAGTVVLVSHDRHFLRALVNRVFEIDHGEMRTYEGDYEYYLHKTGRDHRLV
- a CDS encoding pyrimidine/purine nucleoside phosphorylase — protein: MSYAPPEEFSGVTVACKANVYFDGKVVSHAVTFSDGSKKTLGLIYPGSFKFNTDAPEKMEIIAGGCRVRIAGKGDWIGFPAGTWFDVPGKSFFEIEVEKGVAEYVCSFC
- a CDS encoding RCKP-type rubredoxin-like domain-containing protein, which encodes MATWTCEACGYEKEGRCKPKKCPTCQASGGFVKKPEA